GAGCTGCAGGAATGCGCCCGCGTACGCCATCACCTCCGCCGAGGTCTTGAGCTTGACCAGGAACTGCGCCACCTCGGTCTTGATGCCGCCGTTGCCGCCCACGTAGATCTCCCAGCCCGAATCGACGCCGATCACGCCCACGTCCTTGATGCCGGCCTCGGCGCAGTTGCGCGGGCAGCCCGAGACGGCGAGCTTGACCTTGTGCGGCGCGTACATGGCCCACAGGGCGCGCTCCAGGTCCTTGCCCATCTGGGTCGAGTCCTGGGTGCCGAAGCGGCACCACTCGCTGCCCACGCAGGTCTTCACCGTGCGCAGCGACTTGGCGTAGGCGAAGCCCGAGGGCATGCCGATGTCCTTCCAGACGTTGGCCAGGTCCTCCTTCTTCACGCCCAGCAGGTCGATGCGCTGGCCGCCGGTGACCTTGACGGTCGGGATCCGGTACTTGTCGGCCGCATCCGCGATGCGCCGCAGCTCGTCGGGCGTGGTATGGCCGCCCCACATGCGAGGGATCACCGAGTAGGTGCCGTCCTTCTGGATGTTGGCGTGGCTGCGCTCGTTGATGAAGCGGCTCTGCGGGTCGTCCTTCGCCTCCTTCGGCCAGGTCGAGATCAGGTAGTAGTTGACTGCCGGCCGGCAGCTGGAGCAGCCGTTGGGCGTGCGCCAGCCCAGGCCGCGGTAGACCTCGGCGTGGGTGAGCCAGTGCTCCTTGCGGATCGCATCGCGCACGTCCTGGTGGCTGGCCTCGGTGCAGCCGCAGAGGGCCTTCTTCTTCGGCGCGGCCGAGTAGTCGCCGCCGGCGGTGAACATCAGGATCTGCTCCACCAGCCCGGTGCACGACCCGCAGGAGGCGCTCGCCTTGGTGTGCTTCTTGACCTCTTCCAGCGTGAACAGGCCCTTGTCCTTGATCGCCTTGCAGATGGTGCCCTTGTTGACGCCGTTGCAGCCGCAGACCTCGGCGTCGTCCGGCATGCTGGCTGCCTTGCTGTGGCCCTCGTGGCCGGTATCGCCGATGTTCGACTCGCCGAACATCAGCTTGTCGCGGATGTCGTTCACGCTGCGCCCGTCGCGCAGCAGCTTGAAGTACCAGCTGCCGTCCACCGTGTCGCCGTAGAGGCAGGCACCGACCAGCTTGTCTTCCTTGATCACGAGCTTCTTGTAGACGCCGCCGAAGGGATCGCTCATCACGATCTCCTCGCAGCCGTCGCCGCCCATGAAGTTGCCGGCGGAGAAGAGATCGATGCCGGTCACCTTGAGCTTGGTGGAGGTGAGCGAGCCCGAGTAGCGCCCGATGC
Above is a window of Variovorax sp. RA8 DNA encoding:
- the nirB gene encoding nitrite reductase large subunit NirB, translating into MKKMKLVMVGNGMAGVRTVEELLKIEPELYDITVFGAEPHPNYNRILLSPVLAGEQTVDEIILNSWEWYAENNITLHAGKKVVEVDRVKRIVRAEDGTEAEYDRLLMCTGSNPFMLPVAGKDLQGVIAYRDIADTDYMIETARTHKNAVVIGGGLLGLEAANGLMLRGMNVTVVHVMPWLMERQLDDVAGKLLQKSLEDRGLQFMIGAQTQELVGDSDDGKSGRVKAIRFKDGTEAAADLVVMAVGIRPNVELAQKMRLHCDRGIVVNDTMQTVTDARIYSVGECAAHRGIAYGLVAPLFEQAKVAANHLAHFGIGRYSGSLTSTKLKVTGIDLFSAGNFMGGDGCEEIVMSDPFGGVYKKLVIKEDKLVGACLYGDTVDGSWYFKLLRDGRSVNDIRDKLMFGESNIGDTGHEGHSKAASMPDDAEVCGCNGVNKGTICKAIKDKGLFTLEEVKKHTKASASCGSCTGLVEQILMFTAGGDYSAAPKKKALCGCTEASHQDVRDAIRKEHWLTHAEVYRGLGWRTPNGCSSCRPAVNYYLISTWPKEAKDDPQSRFINERSHANIQKDGTYSVIPRMWGGHTTPDELRRIADAADKYRIPTVKVTGGQRIDLLGVKKEDLANVWKDIGMPSGFAYAKSLRTVKTCVGSEWCRFGTQDSTQMGKDLERALWAMYAPHKVKLAVSGCPRNCAEAGIKDVGVIGVDSGWEIYVGGNGGIKTEVAQFLVKLKTSAEVMAYAGAFLQLYREEGWYLERTVHYIGRVGLDYVKKRIVEDAEGRQALWERLQFALDGEPDPWFESSQASVDVRQFTPVAVVDTAAQTA